Within Pseudomonas paeninsulae, the genomic segment TGCGCTCGATGTCCCAGTCTTCCAGCTGCTTGGGGAAGGCGCGGTGCGCCGCCTCGCGGTTGTGCGACGGCGACACCACGGGCAACCAGTCGCCCTTGTCCCAGCGCGTGCGCCGCCCCAGGTGGGTCAGCTGGATCATCACCGCCGCGCCGTGCTCATGGCACTCATCGGTGAGGTCCTTCAGCCAGCCGACCACCTCATCCTTGTAGGCGAGGATGTTGTTGAACACCGGCGGGCTGTCGCGCGACACCGCGGCCGAGCCGGCGGTCATGGTCAGGGCCACGCCGGCCTTGGCGCGCTCGACGTGGTAGGCGCGGTACAGCGCCTTGGGCATGCCGTCCTCGGGGTAGGCTGGCTCATGCGAGGTGGTGATGATGCGGTTGCGCAGGGTCAGGTGCTTGAGCTGGTAGGGCTGCAGCAACGGGTCATTGGACATGCTCAGGGCTCCACGTGGACGGGGACGTGAGTGTGTATTTACCGAAAATGTACACTGGTGTCTAGTGGGTGGGCCTTGCTGTACATTGATCGTCCGCTGCGCCTGTCGTGATCGGTGGGTTTGTGTCGCCAGCAGGTATCCCCTCACGCGCACAGGCACTGCTAGGTGGCCGGGGCGAACGTGGATTAGGGGAAATGTACAGGCCTGTCATTTTTATCGACGCCTGCGGACATTCAGATTGTGTGAGGGCCGCTTGCTGGCTACCATCGGCCCATGAATGAACCGAAGAAGTCGAGTGATAGCGGCTGGCGTGGATCGGCCGAGATCTGGCTGCAGGCGGCTTACGACAGCCTGATCGAGTCGGGCGTCGAGTCCGTACGGATCCTGCCGCTGGCGAAAAAACTGAGCCTGTCGAGAACCAGTTTTTATTGGTTTTTCACCGATCGCGAAGAGCTGCTGGCGGCGCTGATCGAGCGCTGGCGCGCCAAGAACAGCGGCAATCTGATCCACCAGAGCGAGGCCTACGCGGAAAGCATCGCCGAGGCCATTCTCAACGTGTTCGACTGCTGGCTGAATCCGGCGCTGTTCGACTCGCAGTTCGAGTTCGCGTTGCGCAGTTGGGCGCTGCAAGAGCCCAGAGTGGCGGCGCAAGTCGAGCTCGCCGACACGGCGCGCCTGGCTGCGTTGAGCGCTATGTTCAGCCGTTTCGGCTACCAGGGCATGGCGGCCGACGTGCGGGCCCGGTCGATATACCTGACCCAGATCGGCTACATCAGCATGAACAGTCGCGAGGATCTGCCGACGCGCATGCAGCGCATCCCCGAGTACGTGACGATCTTTACCGGCCAGGCGCCGGAACCGCGTGAACTCCAGCGTTTCTATGCCCGCCACGGCTACCCGGTGCCAGAGCCGACGCTGGTCGCGCTGGCGGCGAATCATTCAGCCTAGGAGGGCGTCTGTATGTCGAGTGAACTGACGGTCGGCATCATCGGCGGTGGCGGTTGGCTGGGGCGTGCCATCGGCGCCGCCATGCTCGAACGCGGCGTGCTGCAGCCCGCCTCCTTGATCCTCTCCAGTCGTTCCGGGCGCGTGGATGGGTTCGACGCCTGGCCCGCGGTGCAGCTGACTCAGGATAATCGCCAGTTGGCGCAACGGGCCGAGGTCATCGTGCTGTCGGTGCGCCCCGAGCAGTTCGCCGATGTGTCTATCGAGGCCGCCGGCAAGCTGGTGATCTCGTTTATGGCCGGCGTTTCGGTCGAGACCCTGATCGCGCGTACCGGTAGCCAGCGAATCATTCGCGCCATGCCCAACGCGGCGGCGCAGATTCGCCAGTCCTATACCCCGTGGTTCGCCACGGAGCCGGTGTCGGCCGCCGACAGGGCTTTCACCCAAGCCATGTTCGAGGCCTGTGGCAGCACCGATGAGGTGACGAGCGAAGCGGATCTCGACTACCTGACCGGGCTGGTTGGCTCCGGAGCGGCCTATCCGGCGCTACTGGCCGAGGCGATGCTCGCTCATGCCCTGGCCAAGGGGCTGCCGCGCCAGGTTGCCGAGCGCGCGGTGCGTGGCGTGGTGGTTGGGGCGAGCCAGTTGCTCGGTCGCGATGGCATGCCGCCGGCCGAGATGGTGCGGGCCATGCTCGACTATCGAGGCACCACGGCGGCCGGTTTGCAGGCAATGATCGATGCGGGATTCAAGACGGCTATCGCTGCCGGTTTGGATGCGGCAGAGGCCGCTGCGCAGCGTATGAAGGCCAGTTACTCGCAGCCCAAGGGTTAATTTCGTCGGCTAGCCGCTTGCTCAGCCTGTCAGCTGAGCGCTGAGCAGGCCGCTCGCTTGCCGTCTCCTGTCCGCCTGCTATGCCCCACGGTATGCCTTGTTTGCCACGGGTAGGCCCCGATATCGCCAGCGACTCTGCGCTCAATCAATAACATCAGGTTATGGTTTTGGCCGAACAAATGTCGTTGGACGCTCAGCCATCTAAACTCTAATTTTGACTCACCCGGCGGCACTCTTTGCAGGCAGTCGCCAACGGGCATATTCGCGGTAATTCAGGCCATTAATGGCCGGCTTAACTTAATTTCAAGCTAAGCGCTGGCGGATTGGTTCACCCGGATAAAGCGCCGAGCGGCGTCATCAAGTTAACGGTTTATATATCTATAAGAAGAGGGCGCAATGACCCAACCCGACGAGATACTTTCGGTCAAGAATATATTCAAGGTATTCGGCGCGCAGCCGGAAGTGGCCATGGATATGTTGCGCAACGGCGCCGACAAGAACGAGATATTTCAGAAGACCGGGCAGGTGGTTGGTGTGTTCGACGCCAGCTTCTCGGTCAAGCGCGGCGAGATCTTCGTCATCATGGGCCTGTCCGGTTCGGGCAAGTCGACCATGGTGCGCCTGTTCAACCGGCTGATCGAACCGACCTCCGGCAGCATCCACCTCAACGGCCGGGAGATCACCGGGCTGTCGGACAAGGAACTGACCAACGTGCGGCGCAAGGAAATGGGCATGGTGTTCCAGTCCTTCGCCCTGATGCCGCACATGAGCGTGCTCGACAACGCGGCCTTCGGCCTGGAAATTTCCGGGGTCAGCGAGCAGGAACGCCGCGCCCGTGCGCTGGAGGCCTTGAGCCAGGTTGGCCTGGCCGGGCACGAAAACAGCTACCCGCACCAGTTGTCTGGCGGCATGCAACAGCGCGTCGGTCTGGCCCGTGCGTTGGCCAACGACCCAACCATTCTGCTGATGGACGAGGCCTTCTCCGCCCTCGACCCGCTGATCCGCAGCGAGATGCAGGGCGAGCTGATCCGCCTGCAGGCCGAGCAGCAGCGCACCATCATCTTCATCTCCCACGACATCGAAGAGGCCGTCCGCATCGGTCATCGGATCGCCATCATGGAAGGCGGTCGGGTGGTGCAGATCGGCACACCCCAGGAGTTGTTGTGCAACCCGGCCAATGAGTATGTCGAGGCCTTCTTCAAGGGCTTCGACAGCTCTCGGCTGCTCAAGGCCGGCGATGTCGCCCAGCTCGACCCGGAAACCGTGTGCCGGGTCAACGGTCATGCGCCGAGCTTCAAGGCCGGGGTGCCTTATGGCTACCTGGTCAACGAGCACAATCACCTGCTTGCGGTGGTCGACGCCGGCGACTTGCAGGGGGGCGCCGAGCCGCCGCAGCTCGAGCAGCTCAAGCTGGATCAGCACCCGCCCATCTACATCGATACGCCGCTGCACGATGTGCTGGATATCGTCGCCACGCTGCCCTACCCGGTGCCGGTGCTGGACCATGACGGCGCCTTCAAGGGCACCATTTCCAAGAGTTTGCTGCTGCAGACCATGAGCCGCCACTAAGCGCCGCATTGTTGAGCCCGCAGTAAACCCAGAATCATGAGAGTAGGTAGCCAAGATGTCAGAGTTCAGCATCCTCGACCCGTTCCAAACCTTGACCATTCCCCTGGGTGACTGGGTGGAAAGCATCCTGAATTACCTGGTGCACAATTTTCGCGAATTCTTCCGGGCCATTCGTTGGCCGATCGACCAGGTGCTCAATGGCTTTGAGTTCATCCTGCAGAGCATCCCGCCTTCCATCGGCATTCTCCTGTCCTCGTTGCTCGGCTGGCAGGTTGCTGGCCCGCGCATGGGCTGGTTATGCGCGATTACCCTGACCCTACTCGGGCTGATTGGGGTCTGGTCAGAGTCCATGACCACCCTGGCGCTGGTGCTGACCTCGGTGTTCTTTTGCGCGCTGATCGGCGTGCCCCTGGGGATCCTCTCGGCGCGCAGCGACCGCCTGGAGAAGATCGTGCGGCCACTGCTGGATGCCATGCAGACCCTGCCGGCCTTCGTTTACCTGGTACCAGTGGTGATGCTGTTCGGCATCGGCAACGTGCCCGGCGTACTGGTGACCATCGTCTTCGCCGTGCCGCCGCTGGTGCGCCTGACCAACCTCGGCATCCGCCAGGTGCCGGAAGACAAAATTGAGGCAGCCCGCGCCTTCGGCTGCACACCTTGGCAAATGCTCAAGCGCGTGCAACTGCCCTTGGCCGCGCCAACCATCATGGCCGGTGTCAACCAGACCCTGATGCTGTCGCTGTCGATGGTGGTAATCGCCTCGATGATCTCGGTCGGCGGCCTGGGGCAGATGGTCCTGCGTGGCATCGGTCGCCTCGACATGGGCCTGGCCACGGTTGGCGGCGTCGGTCTGGTGCTGCTGGCGATCTTCCTCGACCGCCTGACCCAGGCCATGGGCGAGCGCACCAGCGGCGACCCCAGCCTGCGCTGGTACCACAGCGGCCCGGTCGGTCTGCTGTTGCGTCTGCTGGGCAATCGTCCGGTCAGCGCCAAGGCCGAGGCCTGAGGCCACCGCTGAACTCAATCGAAATACCCGACTAACAACAAAACCCAAAAGGTAGCTGACGATGAATTTCGAAACCCGTGGCTTCACCCAGAAGCTCCTGCACTGCGCCGCCGTTGCATCCCTGAGCCTGTTGCCACTCTATGGCCAGGCCGCGTCTGCCGAGAAGCCAGGAGAGGGCGTGGACGTGACGCCGATCTTCCCGAGCATTGCCGAGGAGCGCTTTCGCGGTGAGGTGGCCATGGTCGGCCTGCGTGAGCTGGGCTATGAGGTGCAGAAGCCGAAGGAGACCGAGTACGCGGCGATGATGGTCGCGCTGTCTTACGGCGATGCGGACTTCACCGTGCACCTGTGGGACAAGCTGCACGACACCTTCTATCAGAAGGTCGGCGGCGACGACACGCTGGTCAAGGCCGGCAATGTGATCCCCGGCGTGCTACAGGGCTACCTGATCGACAAGAAGACCGCCGAAGCGCACAACATCAAATACCTGACCGACCTGAAGAAGCCGGAGATCGCCAAGCTGTTCGACACCAATGGCGACGGCAAGGCCGACCTCACCGGTTGTAACCCGGGTTGGGGCTGTGAACTGGTGATCGACCACCACCTCAAGGCCTATGACCTGGAGAAGAGCGTCAGCCACAACCGTGGTTCCTACTTCGCGCTGATGGCCGACACCATCGCCCGCTACAAACAAGGCGAGTCGATTTTGTATTTCACCTGGGTGCCGCAGTGGATCGCCGGCGTGCTGGTCGAGGGCAAGGATGTGGTCTGGCTGGAAGTGCCTTACACCGATCTGCCGGATGGCAAGAATGACGTGAACACCAGCTTCAACGGCAAGAACCTCGGCTTCGCCGTGGATGAGGTCAAGGCCGTATTGAACAAGGAGTTTGCCGAAGAGAACCCGGTAGCCCTGAAGTTTCTCTCCCTGGTACAGATCACCACCGACGACGAGAGCGCGCAGAACCTGAAGATGCAGGACGGCGAAAACAAAGCCAAGGATATCGAGCGTCATGCCGCCGAGTGGGTTGCCGCGCACCGTGAGCAATTCGATACCTGGCTGGCCGCTTCCCGCGCCGCCGCCAACTGAGTCCGACGGCTCAGGCTACACACTTTATTTGGCGCCCCTGACGGGCGCTTTTTTTTGGCTATGTCCCAGTGATGTGTTGGCCGCAGCTTTGTAGCTTTTGTAGGGTGGGTTAGCGGCGCAGGCCATAGAGCTGAACATCAACTGCATCATTGGCGCGCCGCGTAACCCACCAAGTGGCGGTCGGCGTGCTGATCATGGTGGGTTACGGCGCAACTGACCGGGTAACAGTCACTAGTCTTGTGCCAGGCGCCTAACCCACCCTACGGATCTACTTAAAGCAGGAGGTGGTGGTGGGTCGTGTCATGCAACACGCTATTGGGACATAGCCTTTTTTCCTGTCGATCCTCGTCCCGTCTGTGGAGTAAGCGTATGTCGCTCTATTCGTTCGTCCGTGATTTCACGTTCAGCCAGGCGCCGCAGCACACCCGTGACCTGCTGCAGATCTGCCTGCTGGATATTCTCGGGGTCGCCGCCGGCGCCCGCGACAACCAGACCAGCCAGGCCCTCAAAGGCTACGCGGTCAACCATTACCCGGCCGGCGCCTTGGCCAGCCGCCTGCTGTTCGATGGCCGTGCGGTGCACCCGCTTGGCGCAGCCTGGGCCGGCGGTTTCAGTGTCGACAGCCTGGATGCCCATGAGGGCCATTTCACCTCCAAGGGCCATGCCGGCGCCACCGTGGTGCCGGCGTTGCTGGCGCTGGTCGATGCCTGCCGCGAGCAGGGCAGGGACATCAGTGGCGAGGAGCTGCTCAGCGCGCTGTGCATCGGTTATGAAACGGCGCTGCGCGCCGGCGTCGCGTTGATGGCCACTGCGCCTGAATACCATGCCTCCGGTGCCTTCTCCGGGCTCGGCGTGGTCTGTGCGGGCGCTCGCTTGCTTGATTTGGACGAGCAGACTTTCCGCCATGCCCTGGGTATCGCCGAGTACTTCGGCCCGCGCTGCCCGATGATGCGCTTGATCGATCACCCCTCGATGCTCCGCGACGCCCACGGCGCCGGCGCCTATGCGGGATTGAATGCCTTGTTTCTGGCCCAGGCCGGAGTCACCGGCGCACCGGCCGAGACGGTGGAAACCAGCGCGGTGGCCGCCCAGTGGCATGACCTTGGTCAGCGCTGGGAGATCGATGCCCAGTACTTCAAGCCCTGGCCGGTGTGCCGTTGGGCGCAGCCAGCGTTGACCGCGATGACCGCGCTGCTGGCCGAGCACCCGCAGATTCGCGGCGCGGCGATTGAGCAGATCACCGTCGAGACCTTCCACGAATCCATGCGGCTGCAGGGCCATACCCCGGCCAATGCCGACGAGGCCCAGTACGCCCTGGCCTTCCCGCTGGCGGCGCTGGTAGCGCGCGGCCAGGTCGGCCCGCTGGAGGTGACTGGTGACTCGGTGCATGCGCCCGACATCCTCGCGGTCAGCCGGCGCATCGAGATAGTCGAGGCCGACGATCTGTCGGCGCGCTTCCCCAACGAGATCCTCTCGCGGGTATCGGTGACGCTCAAAGATGGCCAGCGCTTCGCCAGCCCGATCACCGCCGCCAAGGGCGACCCGGCCACGGCCATGAGTCAGGCCGAATTTCGCGCCAAGTTTCACCTGCTGGCCGGTGTCAGCCTTGATGCCGAGCGACGTCAGGCCATCGAGCAGGCCGTCGCCGAGCTACCCGCCAGCGCCGACTGCGCCACTTTATTTCAGCTGCTGTTTAAGACCGAATCCGTCCAGGCGCTGCCTGGTTCAACCCTGCTCAAGGAGGTTGCCCTATGAAATTCGCCGAGAAAGTCACCCTGATCACCGGCGCCGCCGGCGGTGTCGGCCAGGCCTTGGCCTTGCTGTTTGCCCGTGAGGGCGCGCGGCTGATGCTCTCCGACCGCGAAGAGGCCGGCTGCGCAAAGATCGCCGAGAAGGCCCGCGCCCTCGGCGCCGAGGTCAGCTACCTGGCTGGCGACCTGCGTGAGAAGAGCTATTGCGAGGCAGTGGTCAGTGCGGCCGTGGAAAGCTTCGGCGGCCTCGACATCGTACTGAACAACGCCGGGATCATTCCGCGCGGCACCATCGAGGAAACCACCGACGAGATGTGGTTCGACGCCATGGGCGTCAATCTCAATGCGGTGTTTTACATCTGTCGCGCAGCGATTCCGCACATGAAGGGGCGTGCAGGCGCGGCCATCGTCAACACGTCCTCGGTGTGGGGCATCTATCCAGGCCCGGCCATGTCGCCTACTGCACCAGCAAGGGCGCGGTGGCAGCGCTGAGCAAGAACCTCGGCCGCGACTGCGCGCCGCTGGGCATCCGGGTCAATGCCGTGTGCCCGCACGAGATCAACACGCCGATGATTCGCAGCGGCTTCGAACGCCGCGGCCTGGACCCGGATAAAGCCGTCGAGGAACTGAACAAGAGCGTGCCCCTGGGACGCATCGCCGAGCCGGAAGACATCGCCGACGTGATCGCCTTTCTGGCCTCGAACGAGGCGCGTTATATCGCCGGTGAAGCTTTAGAAGTGACCGGCGCCAAGCCGGTTTCGGGCTAAGGAGATGAATATGTTGCTCAAGGGAAAAAACGCCCTGGTCACCGGCGGTGGTCGCGGCATCGGCCGCGGCATTACCGAAAAACTGCTGGCCGCTGGCGCGCGGGTGCTGGTGGCCCAGCGTCAGGCGCTGGACGCGGAGCTGGCGAGTAACCCGGAGGTGTTCTTCGTCGAAGCGGATCTGGCCGAGTCCGGCGCCCCGCGCTTGATCGCCCAGGCCGCGGCCGAACTGCTCGGCGGCATCGACGTGCTGGTGAATAACGCCGGCTTCATGGCCGAGCAGCCGATCGAGGCCATGAGCGAGCAGGACTGGGACCGGATGATGGTGGTCAATCTGCGCGCGCCGGTGTTCCTGGTCCGTGAACTGCTGGCGCAGATGCGCCAGCGCGGTGGTGGCAGCATCATTAACATCGGTTCGATCGAAGGCCTCGGCGCCAACCCGCAGCATGCCGCTTACTGCGCCTCCAAGGCGGGCGTGCATGGCCTGACCCGGGCGCTGGCGGTGGACCTGGGCCGCGACGGGGTGCGCTGCAATGCCATCGCGCCAGGCTGGATCGATTCGGACCTGAGCAATGCCTACATCAACGCCCAGGTCGATCCGGTTGGCGCGCGCCAGGGCTTGCTGGCCATGCACCCGGTCGGGCGCACCGGCACCCCGCAGGACGTAGGCGGCGCGGTGGTGTTTCTCGCCTCGGACGAGGCGGCCTTCGTCACCGGCCAGGTGCTGGTAGTCGATGGCGGGCGCACCGCCAAGTTGCCCCTGCCGTTCTGAGTCGCTGAGCGTGGCACGGTGGTCACGCGCCTCCAAGTGTCGGAAATAGGCACCTGGGGCGCGTTCGCTTGTAATAAAGTGCAGCGGATAAACTGGATGTCGAGCGGCTGCCCGCCGACCGGCGCCGCCCCCGGCTCCAGCCCAGCAGATTTCAGCCCTTGAAGGCCTGGCATGTCCGATGACCTGACGGTGTTGGTGGTGGATGACGAGCTCATCACCCGCGAGTGCCTGTGCAACTATTTCGCCGAGGAGCGCTACCGCGTCCTGGCCGCCGCCACGGCGGAGGAGGCCGAGCAGATCCTTGCGCGCGAAACCGTGGACCTGGTCTTGCTGGACATCCGCATGCCCGGCAAGGATGGCCTGACCCTGACCCGCGAGCTGCGGGTGCATTCGGAGGTCGGCATCATTCTGATCAGCGCGCGCCAGGATGCGGTCGACCAGCTGATCGGTCTGGAGTGCGGTGCCGACGACTACGTGACCAAGCCCTTCAGCCCGCGCGATATTCTCGCCCGCGCCAAGAACCTGTGCCGCCGAGTACGCCTGATCCGCGCCCAGGCGCCGGTCAGCACCGGGCAGAACCTGCTGCGCTTCGACGCATGTACGGTGGACCTGGGTCTGCGCCAGGTCACCGATTGCGACAACCGGGTCAGCCAACTCACCGGCGGCGAGTTCCAGCTGCTCAGCGTGCTGCTGGGCAACCTCGGCAAGACCATGAGCCGTGACCAGCTGCTCGACCAGATGCGCAACCGCGAATGGGCACCGAACGATCGCACTATCGATGTGCTGATCGGCCGCTTGCGCCGCAAGCTCAGGGACGATCCGGCCAACCCGCGGATCATCCTGACCATTCATGGGGTCGGTTACCTGCTCGCGGCCAAGGCGCTGCAGGCCAGGTGAAGCGCGCGGCGCTGGCGCTGCTGCTGGGCCTGCTGGCGCCGGT encodes:
- a CDS encoding SDR family NAD(P)-dependent oxidoreductase, whose protein sequence is MKFAEKVTLITGAAGGVGQALALLFAREGARLMLSDREEAGCAKIAEKARALGAEVSYLAGDLREKSYCEAVVSAAVESFGGLDIVLNNAGIIPRGTIEETTDEMWFDAMGVNLNAVFYICRAAIPHMKGRAGAAIVNTSSVWGIYPGPAMSPTAPARARWQR
- a CDS encoding pyrroline-5-carboxylate reductase family protein, whose amino-acid sequence is MSSELTVGIIGGGGWLGRAIGAAMLERGVLQPASLILSSRSGRVDGFDAWPAVQLTQDNRQLAQRAEVIVLSVRPEQFADVSIEAAGKLVISFMAGVSVETLIARTGSQRIIRAMPNAAAQIRQSYTPWFATEPVSAADRAFTQAMFEACGSTDEVTSEADLDYLTGLVGSGAAYPALLAEAMLAHALAKGLPRQVAERAVRGVVVGASQLLGRDGMPPAEMVRAMLDYRGTTAAGLQAMIDAGFKTAIAAGLDAAEAAAQRMKASYSQPKG
- a CDS encoding TetR/AcrR family transcriptional regulator, whose product is MNEPKKSSDSGWRGSAEIWLQAAYDSLIESGVESVRILPLAKKLSLSRTSFYWFFTDREELLAALIERWRAKNSGNLIHQSEAYAESIAEAILNVFDCWLNPALFDSQFEFALRSWALQEPRVAAQVELADTARLAALSAMFSRFGYQGMAADVRARSIYLTQIGYISMNSREDLPTRMQRIPEYVTIFTGQAPEPRELQRFYARHGYPVPEPTLVALAANHSA
- the proW gene encoding glycine betaine/L-proline ABC transporter permease ProW; the encoded protein is MSEFSILDPFQTLTIPLGDWVESILNYLVHNFREFFRAIRWPIDQVLNGFEFILQSIPPSIGILLSSLLGWQVAGPRMGWLCAITLTLLGLIGVWSESMTTLALVLTSVFFCALIGVPLGILSARSDRLEKIVRPLLDAMQTLPAFVYLVPVVMLFGIGNVPGVLVTIVFAVPPLVRLTNLGIRQVPEDKIEAARAFGCTPWQMLKRVQLPLAAPTIMAGVNQTLMLSLSMVVIASMISVGGLGQMVLRGIGRLDMGLATVGGVGLVLLAIFLDRLTQAMGERTSGDPSLRWYHSGPVGLLLRLLGNRPVSAKAEA
- a CDS encoding SDR family oxidoreductase; this encodes MAALSKNLGRDCAPLGIRVNAVCPHEINTPMIRSGFERRGLDPDKAVEELNKSVPLGRIAEPEDIADVIAFLASNEARYIAGEALEVTGAKPVSG
- the proV gene encoding glycine betaine/L-proline ABC transporter ATP-binding protein ProV; amino-acid sequence: MTQPDEILSVKNIFKVFGAQPEVAMDMLRNGADKNEIFQKTGQVVGVFDASFSVKRGEIFVIMGLSGSGKSTMVRLFNRLIEPTSGSIHLNGREITGLSDKELTNVRRKEMGMVFQSFALMPHMSVLDNAAFGLEISGVSEQERRARALEALSQVGLAGHENSYPHQLSGGMQQRVGLARALANDPTILLMDEAFSALDPLIRSEMQGELIRLQAEQQRTIIFISHDIEEAVRIGHRIAIMEGGRVVQIGTPQELLCNPANEYVEAFFKGFDSSRLLKAGDVAQLDPETVCRVNGHAPSFKAGVPYGYLVNEHNHLLAVVDAGDLQGGAEPPQLEQLKLDQHPPIYIDTPLHDVLDIVATLPYPVPVLDHDGAFKGTISKSLLLQTMSRH
- a CDS encoding MmgE/PrpD family protein, producing MSLYSFVRDFTFSQAPQHTRDLLQICLLDILGVAAGARDNQTSQALKGYAVNHYPAGALASRLLFDGRAVHPLGAAWAGGFSVDSLDAHEGHFTSKGHAGATVVPALLALVDACREQGRDISGEELLSALCIGYETALRAGVALMATAPEYHASGAFSGLGVVCAGARLLDLDEQTFRHALGIAEYFGPRCPMMRLIDHPSMLRDAHGAGAYAGLNALFLAQAGVTGAPAETVETSAVAAQWHDLGQRWEIDAQYFKPWPVCRWAQPALTAMTALLAEHPQIRGAAIEQITVETFHESMRLQGHTPANADEAQYALAFPLAALVARGQVGPLEVTGDSVHAPDILAVSRRIEIVEADDLSARFPNEILSRVSVTLKDGQRFASPITAAKGDPATAMSQAEFRAKFHLLAGVSLDAERRQAIEQAVAELPASADCATLFQLLFKTESVQALPGSTLLKEVAL
- a CDS encoding response regulator, translated to MSDDLTVLVVDDELITRECLCNYFAEERYRVLAAATAEEAEQILARETVDLVLLDIRMPGKDGLTLTRELRVHSEVGIILISARQDAVDQLIGLECGADDYVTKPFSPRDILARAKNLCRRVRLIRAQAPVSTGQNLLRFDACTVDLGLRQVTDCDNRVSQLTGGEFQLLSVLLGNLGKTMSRDQLLDQMRNREWAPNDRTIDVLIGRLRRKLRDDPANPRIILTIHGVGYLLAAKALQAR
- a CDS encoding SDR family NAD(P)-dependent oxidoreductase, with the translated sequence MLLKGKNALVTGGGRGIGRGITEKLLAAGARVLVAQRQALDAELASNPEVFFVEADLAESGAPRLIAQAAAELLGGIDVLVNNAGFMAEQPIEAMSEQDWDRMMVVNLRAPVFLVRELLAQMRQRGGGSIINIGSIEGLGANPQHAAYCASKAGVHGLTRALAVDLGRDGVRCNAIAPGWIDSDLSNAYINAQVDPVGARQGLLAMHPVGRTGTPQDVGGAVVFLASDEAAFVTGQVLVVDGGRTAKLPLPF
- the proX gene encoding glycine betaine/L-proline ABC transporter substrate-binding protein ProX — protein: MNFETRGFTQKLLHCAAVASLSLLPLYGQAASAEKPGEGVDVTPIFPSIAEERFRGEVAMVGLRELGYEVQKPKETEYAAMMVALSYGDADFTVHLWDKLHDTFYQKVGGDDTLVKAGNVIPGVLQGYLIDKKTAEAHNIKYLTDLKKPEIAKLFDTNGDGKADLTGCNPGWGCELVIDHHLKAYDLEKSVSHNRGSYFALMADTIARYKQGESILYFTWVPQWIAGVLVEGKDVVWLEVPYTDLPDGKNDVNTSFNGKNLGFAVDEVKAVLNKEFAEENPVALKFLSLVQITTDDESAQNLKMQDGENKAKDIERHAAEWVAAHREQFDTWLAASRAAAN